The following are from one region of the Actinoplanes sp. L3-i22 genome:
- a CDS encoding bifunctional polysaccharide deacetylase/glycosyltransferase family 2 protein, whose translation MSVETSEGARRRRVRVPVPSPRWIVLTVVLGLFACILVVNGIVQGEFTQDGAAAATDDTDQVPSAALTGGPIIQTDGSTTTTVTVPDNQIVLTFDDGPSPTYTPQILDVLKEYDVPGTFFMIGSQISQYPGLVKRVKEAGHEIGIHTFTHPEMSSKGERRRGVEMQETQFALAGAAGVTSLIFRPPYSSTVKALDNKTWNVMADMGERGYLTVVNNLDSRDWESGATMADIADAVMPDDGAGAILLFHDGGGNRSKTATALKTVIPALQKEGYTFTTVAALTGNSTINPAASSRDHAIGLGVVGAIRLAKGVTIGFSYLLLALGVLTVVRLILMLILGRKHANRYKKDPDPWGGAYAEPVTVIVPAYNEKECIADTLKSLVASTHPIEIVVVDDGSDDGTAEIAEALGHANVTVVRQPNGGKSSALNNGIAHAKTEVVVMMDGDTVFEPDTVRLLVQPFADPGIGAVAGNAKVANRNSMVALWQHIEYVVGFSIDRRAYDVMRCMATVPGAIGAFRREALRQVDGLSEDTLAEDTDLTVAIIRAGWRVVYEERSRAWTEAPATMSQLWRQRYRWSYGTMQAMWKHRGALFEKGPGGRFGRRGLLNLALFQTLLPLLSPLIDVFLIYGLFFLDPVKTVAAWVAMLAVQMISTIYAFRLDGESLKPLWRVPLQQFVYRQLMYLVLIQSTLAALGGIRLGWQKLRRTGGLNALIGTPRS comes from the coding sequence GTGTCCGTCGAGACGTCGGAGGGGGCGCGCCGGCGGCGTGTCCGGGTGCCCGTGCCCTCGCCCCGCTGGATCGTGCTGACCGTGGTGCTCGGGCTGTTCGCCTGCATCCTCGTCGTCAACGGCATCGTGCAGGGCGAGTTCACCCAGGACGGGGCCGCGGCCGCGACCGACGACACCGACCAGGTGCCGAGCGCCGCGCTGACCGGCGGCCCGATCATCCAGACCGACGGCAGCACCACGACCACGGTCACCGTGCCGGACAACCAGATCGTGCTGACCTTCGACGACGGGCCGTCCCCGACGTACACGCCGCAGATCCTGGACGTGCTGAAGGAGTACGACGTCCCGGGCACCTTCTTCATGATCGGCTCGCAGATCAGCCAGTACCCGGGCCTGGTCAAGCGGGTGAAGGAGGCCGGCCACGAGATCGGCATCCACACGTTCACGCACCCGGAGATGTCCTCCAAGGGCGAGCGGCGGCGCGGCGTGGAGATGCAGGAGACCCAGTTCGCGCTGGCCGGGGCGGCCGGCGTGACCAGTCTGATCTTCCGGCCGCCGTACTCGTCCACGGTCAAGGCGCTGGACAACAAGACCTGGAACGTGATGGCCGACATGGGCGAGCGCGGCTACCTGACCGTGGTCAACAACCTGGACAGCCGGGACTGGGAGTCGGGCGCCACGATGGCCGACATCGCCGACGCGGTGATGCCGGACGACGGGGCCGGCGCGATCCTGCTCTTCCACGACGGCGGCGGTAACCGGTCGAAGACCGCGACCGCGCTGAAGACGGTGATCCCGGCCCTGCAGAAGGAGGGTTACACCTTCACCACGGTGGCGGCGCTCACCGGCAACAGCACGATCAATCCCGCGGCGAGCAGCCGGGATCACGCGATCGGGCTGGGCGTGGTCGGCGCGATCCGGCTGGCCAAGGGGGTGACGATCGGCTTCTCCTACCTGCTGCTCGCACTGGGCGTGCTCACGGTCGTACGGCTGATTCTGATGTTGATTTTGGGTCGAAAGCATGCCAATCGCTACAAGAAGGACCCGGATCCGTGGGGCGGGGCGTACGCCGAGCCGGTGACCGTGATCGTGCCCGCCTACAACGAGAAGGAGTGCATCGCCGACACCCTGAAGTCGCTGGTGGCGAGTACCCACCCGATCGAGATCGTGGTGGTCGACGACGGTTCGGACGACGGCACCGCGGAGATCGCCGAGGCGCTCGGCCACGCGAACGTGACGGTGGTCCGGCAGCCGAACGGCGGCAAGTCCAGCGCCCTCAACAACGGCATCGCGCACGCGAAGACCGAGGTCGTCGTGATGATGGACGGCGACACCGTGTTCGAGCCGGACACCGTGCGCCTGCTCGTCCAGCCGTTCGCCGACCCGGGGATCGGCGCGGTGGCCGGCAACGCCAAGGTGGCCAACCGGAACAGCATGGTCGCGCTCTGGCAGCACATCGAGTACGTGGTCGGCTTCAGCATCGACCGCCGCGCCTACGACGTGATGCGCTGCATGGCGACCGTCCCGGGAGCCATCGGCGCGTTCCGGCGGGAGGCGTTGCGGCAGGTCGACGGCCTGAGCGAGGACACCCTGGCGGAGGACACCGACCTGACCGTGGCGATCATCCGGGCCGGCTGGCGGGTGGTCTACGAGGAGCGGTCCCGGGCCTGGACCGAGGCGCCGGCGACGATGTCCCAGCTGTGGCGGCAGCGGTACCGGTGGAGCTACGGGACCATGCAGGCGATGTGGAAGCACCGCGGGGCGCTGTTCGAGAAGGGCCCGGGCGGGCGGTTCGGGCGGCGCGGGCTGCTCAACCTGGCCCTGTTCCAGACGCTGTTGCCGCTGCTCTCGCCGCTGATTGACGTGTTCCTGATCTACGGCCTGTTCTTCCTCGACCCGGTCAAGACGGTGGCCGCCTGGGTCGCCATGCTGGCGGTCCAGATGATCAGCACGATCTACGCGTTCCGGCTGGACGGGGAGTCGCTGAAACCGCTGTGGCGGGTGCCGCTGCAGCAGTTCGTCTACCGCCAGCTGATGTACCTGGTGCTGATCCAGTCGACGCTGGCCGCGCTCGGCGGGATCCGGCTGGGCTGGCAGAAGCTGCGGCGCACCGGCGGGCTGAACGCCCTGATCGGCACGCCGCGCTCCTGA
- a CDS encoding glycosyl hydrolase, protein MAFLRLASVSATALLLLGGGSGLLLGGCSGDDDTSDTSATTAPTTSTSASAAAITIPATLKSAPYIDILSGTVDVSDVATKTGQKDFALAFVLADSTACTPTWGGTTAIGDSKVAAEIDKIDAAGGSSIVATGGATGTYLESVCSKDQLVTAYEAALDAAGSNRLDVDIEQSVTVETVAGALAALQKARGTAITLTLPVAGTTQGLADAGIELLKAVEDTGVQVTVNAMTMNFDAAGGGWGLAMTLAAAAVKADLASIWTDKTDTELYAMLGVTPMIGVNNTGGTTKTADAKYLLDWATGKGVGFVRFWSVNRDNGNCTDGSVAADCSGISQTEYQFTDQFHAFAD, encoded by the coding sequence GTGGCTTTTCTCCGCTTGGCGTCGGTATCGGCAACCGCCCTTCTCCTGCTCGGCGGCGGCTCCGGTCTCCTCCTCGGCGGCTGTTCCGGGGATGACGACACCAGCGACACCAGCGCGACCACCGCACCGACCACGTCGACATCCGCGTCGGCCGCCGCGATCACCATCCCGGCGACGCTGAAGTCGGCGCCGTACATCGACATCCTCAGCGGCACGGTCGACGTTTCGGACGTGGCCACCAAGACCGGGCAGAAGGACTTCGCGCTCGCGTTCGTGCTGGCCGACAGCACCGCGTGCACCCCCACGTGGGGCGGCACGACGGCGATCGGGGACAGCAAGGTCGCCGCCGAGATCGACAAGATCGACGCGGCCGGCGGGAGCTCGATCGTGGCCACCGGCGGCGCGACCGGCACCTACCTGGAGAGTGTCTGCTCGAAGGATCAGCTGGTCACGGCGTACGAGGCGGCCCTGGACGCGGCCGGCAGCAACCGTCTCGACGTGGACATCGAGCAGTCCGTCACGGTCGAGACGGTGGCCGGGGCGCTGGCCGCGCTGCAGAAGGCCCGGGGCACCGCGATCACCCTGACCCTGCCGGTGGCCGGCACCACGCAGGGCCTCGCCGACGCCGGCATCGAGCTGCTGAAAGCCGTCGAGGACACCGGCGTCCAGGTCACTGTCAACGCGATGACGATGAACTTCGACGCGGCCGGCGGCGGGTGGGGCCTGGCGATGACCCTGGCCGCCGCCGCGGTCAAGGCCGACCTGGCGAGCATCTGGACGGACAAGACCGACACCGAGCTGTACGCGATGCTCGGCGTCACCCCGATGATCGGCGTCAACAACACCGGCGGCACGACGAAGACGGCCGATGCGAAATATCTGCTCGACTGGGCCACCGGCAAAGGCGTGGGATTCGTCCGTTTCTGGTCGGTGAACCGGGACAACGGCAACTGCACCGACGGATCGGTCGCGGCCGACTGCAGCGGCATTTCCCAGACGGAATATCAGTTCACCGACCAGTTCCACGCATTCGCCGATTAG
- a CDS encoding isocitrate lyase/phosphoenolpyruvate mutase family protein produces MTDFRSLHQPGSPLVLVNAWDAASARIVAAAGAAAVATTSAGVAWSLGAPDGDALARELAVAAARRVVAAVSVPVSVDVEAGYGDPAGTLREMAAAGVAGVNLEDGARSAGEQVARITAAHAAAPAVFLNARIDTLLFGLGDLAEAIARGRAYLAAGADGIFVPGVTDPAAIGALVEAIPGPVNVMAGPGAPSIGELAKLRVARISLGSAVAQAAYGLVDRAAREVFGPGTYQELTGAVDYGRMNALSNGAADN; encoded by the coding sequence GTGACTGACTTTCGTTCCCTGCACCAGCCCGGTTCCCCGCTCGTCCTGGTCAACGCCTGGGATGCGGCGAGCGCCCGGATCGTCGCCGCGGCCGGGGCCGCCGCGGTCGCCACCACCAGCGCCGGGGTGGCCTGGAGCCTGGGCGCGCCGGACGGCGACGCACTGGCCCGGGAGCTCGCCGTGGCGGCGGCCCGCCGGGTGGTGGCCGCGGTGTCCGTGCCGGTCTCGGTGGACGTCGAGGCGGGCTACGGCGATCCGGCCGGCACCCTGCGCGAGATGGCCGCGGCCGGGGTGGCCGGCGTCAACCTGGAGGACGGCGCCCGGTCGGCCGGCGAGCAGGTCGCCCGGATCACCGCGGCGCACGCGGCCGCCCCGGCGGTCTTCCTGAACGCCCGGATCGACACGCTGCTGTTCGGGCTCGGTGACCTGGCCGAGGCGATCGCCCGCGGGCGGGCGTACCTGGCGGCCGGCGCGGACGGCATCTTCGTGCCCGGGGTGACCGATCCGGCGGCGATCGGGGCGCTGGTCGAGGCGATTCCGGGGCCGGTGAACGTGATGGCCGGTCCGGGCGCGCCGTCGATCGGGGAGCTGGCGAAGCTCAGGGTGGCCCGGATCAGCCTCGGCTCGGCGGTGGCCCAGGCGGCGTACGGCCTGGTGGACCGTGCCGCCCGGGAGGTCTTCGGCCCGGGTACCTACCAGGAGTTGACCGGCGCGGTCGACTACGGCCGCATGAATGCTCTCAGTAATGGCGCTGCCGACAATTAG
- a CDS encoding DUF5937 family protein — MVAIALPPDAATRIRFAVSCLWEVLASLRVLHGRGVPSVHRKWALEQRPGPDGLLARLIPPAGGYAPDFLTPPPAGLTADLDAELAVLRATGPSTVRAHLALLPGGTDLDLYRDPAAGLARLSDEIAAYWARAIAPDWPRMHALLDADVRRRAHHLATDGAAAVLNDLHERVAWRDGTLLVDQRHCTAPDVADGSGLVLIPSVFAWPSVLTVSSWGTPQVAYPAAGVATLWEESSRLPGALDALVGAGRARILSELGSPLSTTELARRTGITAGGVSQHLRILRAAGLIATHREGRLLLNSRTRAAEVLLSAAG, encoded by the coding sequence ATGGTCGCGATCGCGTTGCCGCCGGACGCCGCCACCCGGATCAGATTCGCGGTGTCCTGCCTGTGGGAGGTGCTGGCCAGCCTGCGGGTGCTGCACGGGCGCGGGGTTCCGTCCGTACATCGGAAATGGGCTCTGGAACAGCGGCCCGGACCGGACGGCCTGCTCGCCCGGCTGATCCCGCCCGCCGGGGGCTATGCCCCCGATTTTCTGACGCCGCCGCCCGCCGGCCTGACCGCGGACCTGGACGCCGAGCTGGCCGTGCTCCGGGCGACCGGCCCGTCGACGGTCCGCGCGCACCTCGCCCTGCTGCCCGGCGGCACCGACCTCGACCTGTACCGCGATCCGGCGGCCGGCCTGGCCCGGCTCAGCGACGAGATCGCGGCGTACTGGGCGCGGGCGATCGCTCCGGACTGGCCCCGGATGCACGCGCTGCTGGACGCCGACGTCCGCCGCCGCGCCCACCACCTGGCCACCGACGGCGCCGCCGCGGTCCTCAACGACCTGCACGAACGCGTCGCCTGGCGGGACGGCACGCTCCTCGTCGACCAGCGGCACTGCACCGCGCCGGACGTGGCCGACGGCAGCGGGCTGGTGCTGATCCCGTCGGTCTTCGCCTGGCCGTCGGTGCTCACGGTGTCGTCGTGGGGGACCCCGCAGGTCGCCTATCCGGCCGCCGGGGTGGCCACGCTGTGGGAGGAGTCGTCCCGGCTGCCGGGAGCGCTGGACGCGCTGGTCGGGGCCGGGCGGGCCCGGATCCTGAGCGAGCTGGGGAGTCCGCTGTCGACCACCGAGCTGGCCCGGCGGACCGGGATCACCGCGGGTGGGGTGTCCCAGCATCTGCGGATCCTGCGCGCGGCGGGGCTGATCGCCACGCATCGGGAGGGACGGTTGTTGCTGAACTCACGGACCCGGGCAGCGGAGGTACTGCTGAGCGCGGCCGGGTGA
- a CDS encoding serine/threonine-protein kinase — protein sequence MDEGQRLGGRYLLHEELGRGGMAVVWRATDEVLHRPVAVKVLAGRYAADHRFRSRILHEARAAATLSHPNIAQIHDFGESDEDGTLVPYVVMELINGPTLQQRLAEAPMPPRRVFRICGEVAAALAAAHEDGLVHRDIKLANVMVTPSGAKVVDFGIAAAAGPAEPEEGLLGTPAYLAPERLTGGAIEPASDVYALGVLLFRLLADESPWTVETTTQMLSAHMYAEPMPLPELPGVPPGVAELVDRCLAKDPADRPSAAEVSAILGDAAEAVSITAQHAGAAAAPVPDPPAPAPVEAEVEPAEIPEFEAGMAKAPKLPPTRFDDATEMISLGRLVAPQQRARLLLAGGVMVALLILVAGVWVTREGDPRPAGIDAAPPASRAAGPPGVARSAGATPSPSGTRPDRRAAAVTSELPASANPSIPGSAAPSAVPEPSAGDSAPPTSDVPESTRLESKGGAVYAICVSGNAQILSWEPAEGFVAERVDPGPGLTASVVFAGGLSRYRMSITCFAGKPSAVVLPL from the coding sequence GTGGACGAGGGACAGAGGCTCGGCGGACGGTACCTGCTGCACGAAGAGCTCGGCCGGGGCGGAATGGCCGTGGTCTGGCGGGCCACCGACGAGGTGCTGCACCGGCCGGTCGCGGTGAAGGTGCTGGCCGGGCGGTACGCCGCCGACCACCGGTTCCGTTCCCGGATCCTGCACGAGGCGCGGGCGGCGGCGACCCTGTCGCATCCGAACATCGCGCAGATCCACGACTTCGGCGAATCGGACGAGGACGGGACGCTTGTTCCGTACGTCGTCATGGAATTGATCAATGGCCCCACGCTGCAGCAACGTCTGGCCGAAGCGCCGATGCCGCCCCGGCGGGTATTCCGGATCTGCGGGGAGGTCGCGGCGGCGCTCGCCGCGGCCCACGAGGACGGCCTGGTGCACCGGGACATCAAGCTGGCCAACGTGATGGTGACCCCGTCCGGCGCCAAGGTGGTGGACTTCGGGATCGCGGCGGCGGCCGGCCCCGCCGAACCGGAGGAGGGGCTGCTCGGCACGCCCGCATACCTGGCGCCGGAGCGTCTCACCGGCGGCGCGATCGAGCCGGCCTCGGACGTCTACGCGCTCGGCGTGCTGCTGTTCCGGCTGCTCGCCGACGAGTCGCCGTGGACGGTGGAGACGACCACGCAGATGCTGTCGGCGCACATGTACGCCGAGCCGATGCCGTTGCCGGAGCTGCCCGGGGTGCCGCCCGGGGTGGCCGAGCTGGTCGACCGGTGCCTGGCCAAGGATCCGGCGGACCGGCCGTCGGCGGCCGAGGTCTCCGCGATCCTGGGCGACGCGGCCGAGGCCGTCTCGATAACCGCCCAGCACGCCGGGGCCGCGGCCGCGCCGGTCCCGGACCCGCCCGCCCCGGCTCCGGTCGAAGCCGAGGTGGAGCCGGCGGAGATCCCGGAGTTCGAGGCCGGGATGGCGAAGGCCCCGAAGCTGCCGCCCACCCGGTTCGACGACGCGACCGAGATGATCTCCCTGGGCCGGCTCGTGGCGCCCCAGCAGCGCGCCCGGCTGCTGCTCGCCGGCGGCGTCATGGTGGCGCTGCTCATCCTCGTCGCCGGAGTGTGGGTCACCCGCGAGGGCGATCCGAGGCCGGCCGGCATCGACGCCGCCCCGCCGGCCAGCCGGGCGGCCGGCCCGCCCGGCGTGGCCAGGTCGGCCGGCGCCACGCCCAGCCCCTCCGGCACCCGGCCGGATCGCCGCGCCGCCGCGGTGACCAGCGAGCTGCCGGCCAGCGCGAACCCCTCGATACCGGGCTCGGCGGCCCCGTCCGCGGTTCCCGAGCCGAGCGCCGGGGACAGCGCGCCGCCGACCTCGGACGTGCCGGAGAGCACCCGGCTGGAGTCGAAGGGCGGCGCGGTCTACGCCATCTGTGTCTCCGGGAACGCGCAGATCCTCAGCTGGGAGCCGGCCGAGGGCTTCGTGGCGGAGCGGGTGGATCCCGGGCCGGGGCTGACCGCGTCGGTGGTCTTCGCGGGCGGGCTGAGCCGATACCGCATGTCGATCACCTGCTTCGCCGGCAAGCCGTCGGCGGTGGTCCTGCCGCTGTAG
- a CDS encoding CocE/NonD family hydrolase, with protein MAMSKRQRLADAALSRLLGLARAANGYTVEQVRTPMRDGVRLLGDHLVPDTGESKGTVLIRTPYGRDLPNPVMNGRILAARGYHVLLQSVRGTFGSEGVFRPMAQEAEDGQDTVAWLREQPWFDGRLATLGASYLAWSQWALLQDPPPELRTAVIYVGPHDFREAVFGTGAFTLGDFLGWSYQIAHQEDGPAGRVFSMVTSQRRLRPALEGLPLADAADPVLLGRAPWYREWLDHPEGDDPWWTPYRAGAALAGLNVPVLLIGGWQDLFLDQTMIQYEALRARGVDVALTVGPWTHLQAGLHGAGVVTRESVAWLDQHLADGPAARKSPVRAFRTGERAWHEMPAWPPATEPATFHLRAGRRLTTAEPEGPEGVAEFRYDPADPTPSVGGRTLVGSMGVKDNRPLEARRDVLIFTTDPLPTAVDVIGNPVLDLTITVDNPRADVFVRLCDVDPRGHSRNFADQYRRLDPSVPAGESQRLTLTLDPCFHRLPAGHRLRLQIAGGAFPRFDRNPGTDGAGLAASGHTVDVTGSRLTLPVAAAAPSTIR; from the coding sequence ATGGCGATGTCGAAACGGCAGCGGCTGGCCGACGCGGCGCTGAGCCGGCTGCTGGGTCTGGCCCGGGCCGCGAACGGGTACACGGTCGAGCAGGTCAGGACCCCGATGCGGGACGGCGTCCGGCTGCTCGGCGACCACCTCGTCCCGGACACCGGGGAGTCGAAGGGGACGGTGCTGATCCGTACCCCCTATGGTCGTGATCTTCCTAATCCGGTGATGAACGGCCGGATCCTCGCGGCCCGGGGCTATCACGTGTTGTTGCAGAGCGTGCGCGGCACCTTCGGCTCCGAGGGGGTCTTCCGCCCGATGGCCCAGGAGGCCGAGGACGGTCAGGACACCGTGGCGTGGCTGCGCGAGCAGCCCTGGTTCGACGGCCGGCTGGCCACTCTCGGGGCGTCCTACCTGGCCTGGTCGCAGTGGGCGCTGCTGCAGGACCCGCCGCCGGAGCTGCGCACCGCGGTGATCTACGTCGGGCCGCACGACTTCCGTGAGGCGGTCTTCGGGACCGGCGCCTTCACTCTCGGTGACTTCCTCGGCTGGAGCTACCAGATCGCCCACCAGGAGGACGGGCCGGCCGGCCGGGTGTTCAGCATGGTGACGTCACAGCGCCGGCTGCGGCCCGCGCTGGAGGGGCTGCCACTGGCCGACGCGGCCGACCCGGTCCTGCTCGGGCGCGCGCCGTGGTACCGGGAATGGCTCGACCATCCGGAGGGCGACGACCCCTGGTGGACGCCGTACCGCGCGGGCGCCGCGCTGGCCGGCCTGAACGTCCCGGTGCTGCTGATCGGCGGCTGGCAAGATCTATTTCTGGATCAAACCATGATTCAGTACGAGGCCCTGCGCGCCCGCGGCGTCGACGTCGCCCTGACCGTCGGGCCGTGGACACATCTGCAGGCCGGGCTGCACGGCGCCGGGGTCGTCACCCGGGAGAGCGTGGCCTGGCTCGATCAACACCTGGCGGACGGCCCGGCCGCGCGGAAATCACCCGTTCGAGCGTTCCGGACCGGGGAGCGCGCCTGGCACGAGATGCCCGCGTGGCCGCCGGCGACCGAACCGGCCACGTTCCATCTGCGCGCCGGGCGCCGGCTCACCACCGCCGAACCCGAGGGGCCGGAGGGCGTCGCCGAGTTCCGCTACGACCCGGCCGACCCGACCCCGTCGGTGGGCGGGCGGACCCTGGTCGGCTCGATGGGCGTGAAGGACAACCGGCCGCTGGAGGCCCGGCGGGACGTGCTGATCTTCACCACCGATCCGCTGCCGACCGCGGTCGACGTGATCGGGAACCCGGTGCTGGACCTGACGATCACGGTCGACAACCCGCGGGCGGACGTGTTCGTCCGGCTCTGCGACGTCGACCCGCGCGGGCACTCGCGCAACTTCGCCGACCAGTACCGCCGGCTCGATCCGTCGGTGCCGGCCGGGGAGTCGCAGCGGCTGACGCTGACCCTGGACCCGTGCTTCCACCGGTTGCCGGCCGGGCATCGGCTGCGCCTGCAGATCGCCGGTGGCGCGTTCCCCCGGTTCGACCGGAACCCGGGCACGGACGGGGCCGGGCTGGCCGCGTCCGGGCACACCGTGGACGTGACCGGGTCGCGGCTCACGCTGCCGGTGGCCGCGGCAGCTCCATCCACCATTCGGTGA
- a CDS encoding SgcJ/EcaC family oxidoreductase, whose amino-acid sequence MTSLDAVTAWVDRYRRAWESNDPEHIRDLFADDAAYFTAPYDPPWVGREAIVAGWLGHQDPPGSTTFTWQPVIITEELAVIEGRTVYPDTEYRNLWVLRLDHTGQARQFTEWWMELPRPPAA is encoded by the coding sequence ATGACGAGCCTGGACGCGGTGACCGCGTGGGTGGACCGCTACCGCAGGGCGTGGGAGTCGAACGACCCGGAGCACATCAGGGATCTCTTCGCGGACGACGCGGCGTACTTCACCGCGCCGTACGACCCGCCCTGGGTCGGCCGCGAGGCGATCGTCGCCGGCTGGCTCGGCCATCAGGACCCGCCCGGCAGCACCACGTTCACCTGGCAGCCGGTGATCATCACCGAGGAGCTCGCGGTGATCGAGGGACGGACGGTCTACCCGGACACCGAGTACCGCAACCTGTGGGTGCTGCGTCTCGACCACACCGGGCAGGCCCGTCAGTTCACCGAATGGTGGATGGAGCTGCCGCGGCCACCGGCAGCGTGA
- a CDS encoding helix-turn-helix domain-containing protein: MELVVPDVLEEGCVTRQALERLAVKWRVLLIYALADGAQRPARLRRRIPGITPKMLTETLRGMESDGLVTRRVYKPDPPQHVEYELTELGRTLREPLAAICAWAREHG, from the coding sequence GTGGAGCTGGTCGTACCGGACGTGCTGGAAGAGGGCTGCGTGACCCGGCAGGCGCTCGAACGGCTCGCGGTGAAATGGCGGGTGCTGCTGATCTACGCGCTGGCCGACGGGGCGCAGCGCCCGGCCCGGCTGCGCCGGCGGATCCCTGGGATCACGCCGAAGATGCTCACCGAGACGCTTCGCGGCATGGAGTCGGACGGCCTGGTCACCCGCCGGGTGTACAAACCGGACCCGCCGCAGCACGTGGAGTACGAGTTGACCGAGCTCGGCCGGACCCTGCGCGAGCCGCTCGCCGCGATCTGCGCCTGGGCGCGGGAGCACGGATGA
- a CDS encoding alpha/beta hydrolase: MTETVTFFSAGLRLEGVLRSAPGRRAAVLTGPFSGVKEQVVAEYAERLTAAGLTTLTFDHRGFGASEGRRGHEDSQGKLADLRAAVSVLDGYDRALVGVCLGAGYAMRAAATDPRVRAVAGIAGAYNSPAWFAERMGLAGYRAALADMLARYDEEIPAVALEGEAAMPGEEPWSYYSKWIGSEHWANRVTRGSLHSLMTLDVLGVRPLLPPSLIVHGRVDDYCSPELAEAMHADETVWLDCTRHVDLYDVDEHVTRAVAETAAFLDRTL; encoded by the coding sequence GTGACCGAGACAGTGACGTTCTTCAGTGCTGGACTGCGACTCGAAGGGGTGCTCCGATCCGCGCCGGGCCGGCGCGCCGCCGTGCTCACCGGACCGTTCAGCGGTGTGAAGGAGCAGGTGGTGGCCGAGTACGCGGAGCGTCTCACGGCGGCCGGCCTCACCACGCTGACGTTCGACCACCGCGGCTTCGGGGCGAGCGAGGGCCGCCGCGGCCACGAGGACAGCCAGGGCAAGCTGGCCGATCTGCGGGCCGCCGTGAGCGTGCTGGACGGCTACGACCGGGCGCTGGTCGGGGTGTGCCTGGGCGCCGGGTACGCGATGCGCGCCGCCGCCACCGATCCGCGGGTGCGGGCGGTCGCCGGGATCGCCGGGGCCTACAACAGCCCGGCCTGGTTCGCCGAGCGGATGGGCCTGGCCGGCTACCGGGCGGCGCTCGCGGACATGCTGGCCCGCTACGACGAGGAGATCCCGGCGGTGGCGCTGGAGGGCGAGGCGGCGATGCCGGGCGAGGAGCCGTGGTCGTACTACTCGAAGTGGATCGGCTCAGAACACTGGGCGAACCGGGTGACCCGTGGCTCGCTGCACAGCCTGATGACGCTCGACGTGCTGGGCGTGCGCCCGCTGCTGCCGCCGAGCCTGATCGTGCACGGCCGGGTGGACGACTACTGCTCGCCGGAGCTGGCCGAGGCGATGCACGCCGACGAGACGGTGTGGCTGGACTGCACCCGGCACGTCGACCTGTACGACGTGGACGAGCACGTCACGCGCGCGGTGGCAGAGACCGCGGCGTTCCTGGACCGGACCCTTTAA
- a CDS encoding TetR/AcrR family transcriptional regulator, with product MNRDDKRRQTRRALIGAALRLTDERGADRVTVDEISEAAGVSPRTFFNYFATKEDALVGDPLEGCTDPRALLLAAPPGPALAAVEAALAPAIRLIQEDRELWLLRLRVIRNSPQLLPRLAAIAATAEQEMSTAIAGRLGLPPGHAYPPALAAVTGAVLRVALMRWAENAQNGVPDVPEISLSDVVREAFGMVAGGLADPTPSNARGSA from the coding sequence ATGAACCGGGACGACAAGCGGCGGCAGACCCGTCGTGCCCTGATCGGCGCCGCGCTCCGGCTCACCGACGAGCGCGGCGCCGATCGCGTCACGGTCGACGAGATCAGCGAGGCCGCGGGCGTCTCCCCGCGGACGTTCTTCAACTACTTCGCCACCAAGGAGGACGCCCTCGTCGGCGATCCCCTGGAGGGCTGCACCGATCCCCGGGCGCTGCTGCTCGCCGCCCCGCCCGGCCCCGCGCTGGCCGCGGTGGAGGCCGCGCTCGCCCCGGCGATCCGGCTGATCCAGGAGGACCGGGAGCTGTGGCTGCTCCGGCTCCGGGTGATCCGGAACAGTCCGCAGTTGCTCCCCCGGCTGGCCGCCATCGCCGCGACCGCCGAGCAGGAGATGAGCACCGCGATCGCGGGACGCCTCGGGCTGCCGCCGGGCCACGCCTATCCGCCGGCGCTGGCCGCGGTCACCGGCGCGGTGCTGCGGGTGGCGCTGATGAGGTGGGCCGAGAACGCGCAAAACGGCGTTCCGGACGTACCGGAAATAAGCCTTTCTGATGTTGTTCGCGAGGCCTTCGGCATGGTCGCCGGCGGCCTGGCGGATCCCACCCCATCGAACGCACGAGGATCTGCATGA